In one Streptomyces sp. T12 genomic region, the following are encoded:
- a CDS encoding ABC transporter permease gives MGRYVVRRLVQMVPVFIGSTLLIFLMVNVMGDPVAGLCGDRQCDAATAAQLKKEFGLDQPVWQQYLTYMGNVFTGDFGTAFNGQEVTELMSTAFPVTFRLTVVAILFEVLIGITLGVVTGLRRGRPIDTGVLLLTLVVISVPTFVTGLLLQLLLGVERDWIRPSVSTEAPFDELIVPGLVLASVSLAYVTRLTRTSIAENRRSDYVRTAIAKGLPRHRVVTRHLLRNSLIPVVTFIGADIGFLMGGAIVTERIFNIHGVGYQLYQGILRQNTQTVVGFVTVLVLVFLLCNLVVDLLYAVLDPRIRYA, from the coding sequence ATGGGGCGGTACGTCGTCCGGCGCCTGGTGCAGATGGTCCCGGTGTTCATCGGGTCGACCCTGCTGATCTTCCTCATGGTGAACGTGATGGGCGACCCCGTCGCGGGCCTGTGCGGCGACCGGCAGTGCGACGCGGCGACGGCTGCCCAGCTGAAGAAGGAGTTCGGCCTCGACCAGCCCGTGTGGCAGCAGTACCTGACCTACATGGGGAACGTCTTCACCGGGGACTTCGGTACGGCGTTCAACGGTCAGGAGGTCACCGAGCTGATGTCGACGGCCTTCCCGGTCACCTTCCGGCTCACCGTCGTGGCGATCCTCTTCGAGGTCCTCATCGGGATCACGCTGGGCGTCGTCACCGGCCTGCGCCGCGGACGCCCCATCGACACCGGGGTCCTCCTGCTCACCCTCGTCGTCATCTCCGTCCCCACCTTCGTCACCGGCCTGCTGCTCCAGCTGCTGCTGGGCGTGGAACGCGACTGGATCCGTCCCTCCGTCTCGACGGAAGCCCCCTTCGACGAGCTGATCGTCCCCGGCCTCGTCCTCGCCTCGGTCTCCCTGGCGTACGTCACCCGCCTGACCCGTACGTCCATCGCGGAGAACCGGCGCTCCGACTACGTCCGTACAGCCATCGCCAAGGGCCTGCCGAGGCACCGAGTCGTCACTCGCCACCTGCTGCGCAACTCCCTCATCCCCGTCGTCACCTTCATCGGCGCGGACATCGGGTTCCTCATGGGCGGCGCGATCGTCACCGAGCGGATCTTCAACATCCACGGCGTCGGCTATCAGCTCTATCAGGGCATCCTGCGCCAGAACACCCAGACGGTCGTCGGCTTCGTGACGGTCCTCGTCCTCGTCTTCCTGCTCTGCAACCTGGTCGTCGATCTCCTGTACGCCGTACTCGACCCGAGGATCCGCTATGCCTGA
- a CDS encoding ABC transporter substrate-binding protein has translation MRGATNAGWAACAVAVALAATACGGGGDSGGDGGGDGGAVLSSSWTDPQNPLEPANTNEVQGGKVLSMIFRGLKQYDPKTGEAEDMLAEKIETSDSRNYTVTVKDGWTFSDGEKVTAKSFVDAWNYGASLRNNQKNAYFFSYIEGYDKVHPAKGEQGAETMSGLKVTGERTFTVRLSQKFSSFPDTLGYNAFVPLPRAFYDDHDGWLAKPVGNGPYAVESYTKGSEMRLTKWDAYPGEDAARNGGVTLKVYTDNNTAYTDLMAGNLDLVDDVPAQQLKNVTNDLGDRYLNTPAGIIQTLAFPFYDKNWNKAGSVKVRKGLSRAINRKQITETIFQKTRTPATDWTSPVLGADGGYKEGLCGEWCQYDAAAAKKLIKEGGGLPGDQVKITYNADTGSHKLWVDAVCNSINNALDNDRACVGNPIGTFADFRSKSTTQKLSGPFRAGWQMDYPLTQNFLQPLYYTDASSNDGKWSNEEFDRLVDEANAETDPARAVEMFQKAERVVRDNMAAIPLWYQNGSAGWSERLSNVALNPFSVPVYDQIKVG, from the coding sequence ATGCGTGGAGCCACGAACGCCGGATGGGCCGCATGCGCGGTGGCGGTCGCACTCGCGGCGACGGCCTGCGGAGGCGGAGGTGACAGCGGTGGTGACGGCGGCGGTGACGGCGGCGCGGTGCTCAGCTCCTCGTGGACCGATCCGCAGAACCCGCTGGAGCCGGCCAACACCAACGAGGTGCAGGGCGGCAAGGTGCTCTCCATGATCTTCCGCGGGCTGAAGCAGTACGACCCGAAGACCGGCGAGGCCGAGGACATGCTCGCCGAGAAGATCGAGACCTCCGACTCGCGGAACTACACCGTCACCGTCAAGGACGGCTGGACCTTCAGCGACGGCGAGAAGGTCACCGCCAAGTCCTTCGTGGACGCCTGGAACTACGGGGCGAGCCTGAGGAACAACCAGAAGAACGCCTACTTCTTCAGCTACATCGAGGGCTACGACAAGGTCCACCCGGCCAAGGGCGAGCAGGGCGCCGAGACGATGTCCGGGCTGAAGGTCACGGGCGAGAGGACCTTCACGGTCAGGCTCAGCCAGAAGTTCTCGAGCTTCCCCGACACCCTCGGCTACAACGCCTTCGTCCCGCTGCCCCGGGCGTTCTACGACGACCACGACGGCTGGCTGGCCAAGCCGGTCGGCAACGGCCCGTACGCCGTGGAGTCGTACACCAAGGGCTCCGAGATGCGCCTGACGAAGTGGGACGCCTACCCGGGCGAGGACGCGGCGCGCAACGGCGGTGTCACCCTCAAGGTCTACACGGACAACAACACGGCCTACACCGACCTGATGGCCGGCAACCTCGACCTCGTCGACGACGTACCGGCACAGCAGCTGAAGAACGTCACGAACGACCTCGGCGACCGCTACCTCAACACCCCCGCCGGCATCATCCAGACGCTCGCCTTCCCCTTCTACGACAAGAACTGGAACAAGGCCGGCTCGGTCAAGGTCCGCAAGGGGCTGTCCCGGGCGATCAACCGCAAGCAGATCACCGAGACCATCTTCCAGAAGACCCGCACCCCCGCCACCGACTGGACCTCACCCGTCCTCGGCGCGGACGGCGGCTACAAGGAGGGGCTGTGCGGTGAGTGGTGCCAGTACGACGCCGCCGCGGCGAAGAAGCTGATCAAGGAGGGCGGCGGGCTGCCCGGCGACCAGGTGAAGATCACGTACAACGCGGACACCGGCTCCCACAAGCTGTGGGTGGACGCCGTCTGCAACTCCATCAACAACGCCCTGGACAACGACCGGGCCTGCGTGGGCAACCCGATCGGCACCTTCGCCGACTTCCGAAGCAAGAGCACCACCCAGAAGCTCTCCGGGCCCTTCCGGGCGGGCTGGCAGATGGACTACCCCCTTACCCAGAACTTCCTCCAGCCGCTCTACTACACCGACGCCTCCTCCAACGACGGCAAGTGGTCCAACGAGGAGTTCGACAGGCTCGTCGACGAGGCGAACGCCGAGACCGACCCCGCACGGGCCGTGGAGATGTTCCAGAAGGCCGAGCGGGTCGTCCGGGACAACATGGCGGCCATCCCGCTCTGGTACCAGAACGGCAGCGCCGGCTGGTCCGAGCGGCTGTCCAACGTGGCCCTGAACCCGTTCAGCGTCCCCGTCTACGACCAGATCAAGGTCGGCTGA